The Solibacillus sp. FSL R7-0682 genome includes a window with the following:
- the flgD gene encoding flagellar hook assembly protein FlgD — protein sequence MTSTITNDYYLPPVSNVKVTDKADNGALGKDAFLKILITQLQNQDPTSPMDDKEFIAQMAQFSSLEQMQNMTKAMEDLLVSQQQSQLMNYSTFVGKEVKWHELTDKLDDKGKPIYNEGTGSIKELKFINGDAIFVLADGKEISPGNISSILSGTSSSESTPPIQSNPFVEASEMIGKTVQYTSGESLIDAIVEAITKNSTGTIEYILNNGTRLTKDQFTVVTAE from the coding sequence ATGACTAGTACAATTACGAATGATTATTATTTACCCCCTGTGAGTAATGTAAAAGTTACAGATAAAGCAGATAATGGAGCATTAGGAAAAGATGCGTTTTTAAAAATTTTGATTACCCAATTACAAAACCAAGATCCAACAAGCCCAATGGATGATAAGGAATTTATTGCACAAATGGCGCAATTCTCTTCTTTAGAGCAAATGCAAAATATGACAAAGGCGATGGAAGACTTATTAGTATCTCAACAACAGTCTCAGCTGATGAACTATTCGACATTTGTTGGTAAAGAAGTAAAGTGGCATGAGCTAACGGACAAATTGGATGATAAAGGAAAACCAATTTATAACGAAGGCACTGGAAGCATAAAAGAATTAAAATTCATCAATGGAGATGCTATTTTTGTACTTGCTGATGGGAAAGAAATTTCTCCAGGAAATATTTCTTCTATTTTAAGTGGAACTTCAAGTAGCGAGTCAACACCACCAATTCAATCGAATCCATTTGTTGAAGCCAGCGAAATGATTGGGAAAACTGTTCAATATACATCTGGTGAAAGTTTAATAGATGCGATTGTTGAGGCAATTACTAAAAATAGTACTGGTACAATCGAGTACATATTAA
- the fliI gene encoding flagellar protein export ATPase FliI, with protein MKTAQLVEQIPNLNTFKKYGKVTRVVGLMIESQGPGSSIGDVCKIHVQTSKNGPQVILAEVVGFKDEIVILMPYTSLKEISVGCLVEGTGTPLEVKVGPELIGQVLDAMGNPFDGQSLPKGLASVQTEKEPPNPLNRPPINERLEVGVKAIDGMLTVGSGQRVGIFAGSGVGKSTLLGMIARNTEADINVIALVGERGREVREFIERDLGPEGLSRSIVVAATSDQPALMRIKAAFTATAIAEYFRDRGDNVMLMMDSVTRVAMAQREIGLAIGEPPATRGYTPSVFAILPSLLERSGTNIHGTITAFYTVLVDGDDMNEPIADAVRGILDGHIVLDRNLANKGQYPAINVLKSVSRLMNHIADPEHVKAASRLRELYYTYSKSEDLINIGAYKRGTSKEIDEAIHYEPLITTFLKQSFKDKISIEQTVNEIISLSNGGVK; from the coding sequence ATGAAAACGGCTCAATTAGTTGAACAAATTCCTAATCTTAATACATTTAAAAAGTATGGAAAAGTGACGAGAGTAGTCGGTTTAATGATTGAGTCTCAAGGTCCGGGAAGTTCAATTGGTGATGTTTGTAAAATTCACGTGCAAACATCAAAAAACGGTCCACAAGTCATTTTGGCAGAGGTCGTTGGCTTTAAGGATGAAATCGTCATCCTTATGCCATACACTTCTTTGAAAGAAATTTCGGTTGGTTGCCTTGTTGAAGGTACGGGTACACCTTTAGAAGTAAAGGTAGGCCCCGAATTAATTGGTCAAGTATTAGATGCAATGGGTAATCCTTTTGATGGACAGTCTTTACCAAAAGGGTTAGCTTCAGTACAAACCGAAAAAGAACCACCGAACCCTTTAAATCGCCCACCTATTAATGAACGATTAGAAGTAGGGGTTAAAGCGATTGATGGGATGTTAACAGTTGGTAGTGGTCAACGTGTTGGTATATTTGCGGGTTCTGGTGTAGGGAAAAGTACATTACTTGGTATGATTGCACGAAATACAGAGGCAGATATTAATGTTATTGCACTAGTAGGAGAGCGTGGGCGAGAGGTACGGGAATTTATTGAGCGTGATCTTGGTCCAGAAGGGTTAAGTCGTTCAATTGTTGTTGCCGCAACAAGTGATCAGCCTGCATTAATGCGTATTAAAGCAGCGTTTACTGCTACCGCTATTGCAGAATATTTCCGTGATCGCGGAGACAATGTCATGCTAATGATGGACTCGGTAACGCGTGTAGCAATGGCACAACGTGAGATTGGTTTAGCAATTGGTGAACCTCCTGCAACAAGGGGGTATACGCCCTCAGTATTCGCCATTTTACCGTCTCTACTTGAACGGTCTGGAACGAATATACATGGTACGATAACAGCCTTTTATACAGTGCTTGTTGATGGGGATGATATGAATGAACCAATTGCAGATGCTGTACGAGGGATATTAGATGGACATATTGTCTTAGACCGAAACTTGGCTAATAAAGGGCAGTATCCAGCAATTAATGTGCTAAAAAGTGTTAGTCGATTAATGAATCATATTGCGGATCCAGAACATGTTAAAGCAGCAAGTCGACTGAGAGAATTGTATTATACTTATTCAAAATCTGAGGATTTAATAAATATCGGTGCATATAAGCGAGGGACTTCAAAGGAAATAGATGAAGCCATTCATTATGAACCACTAATTACTACCTTTTTAAAACAAAGCTTTAAGGACAAAATTTCAATCGAGCAAACAGTAAACGAAATAATTTCGTTATCAAATGGCGGTGTGAAGTAA
- a CDS encoding flagellar hook-length control protein FliK, with the protein MNIAILQAMTATKMPQKTAQTKSADSVAPDANAFGSVFEKIISSSNNQSTQANKTQPEGLAEEVEAILATDSLENLLEELGVEMDESGLFVFVGEESKPIPVDEMLNLENLSEVLGLTEEQLAQIIQQLLGDEQQEITDVWSIIEQAPAILSEVLAAMQGMQQKGEVQPKEVEQVIQFLKLVQLLGNKVDTVYKQEQQLNQLKEALLSLTNQTQAIVNTQQEVIKPSFQQLVQTQTQNSSQQVTVKTETETQPSVGLQQQVTQTKTVTITLPAEKPAQSETLVKEIQSLINRSQLSGQQGNMKLFLKLFPENLGQIRIELVQKDGVLTARLLATTAMGKELLENNINQLKAGFVAQNIQMDRIDVAQSLQDADRNTRDQNFFNNFFRQQNDEDREDNEDDSAEEKISFKDLLSEEV; encoded by the coding sequence ATGAATATCGCAATATTACAGGCAATGACGGCTACTAAGATGCCACAAAAGACAGCACAAACAAAGTCAGCTGATAGTGTAGCCCCTGATGCTAATGCATTTGGAAGTGTATTTGAAAAGATTATATCTAGCTCAAATAATCAATCGACACAGGCTAATAAAACACAGCCAGAAGGTCTAGCTGAAGAAGTAGAGGCAATTTTAGCGACAGATTCATTAGAAAACTTATTGGAAGAATTAGGCGTAGAAATGGATGAATCTGGTTTATTTGTTTTTGTTGGTGAAGAAAGTAAGCCTATTCCAGTTGATGAAATGCTTAATTTAGAGAACCTATCAGAAGTACTTGGATTAACTGAAGAACAGCTCGCACAAATTATTCAACAATTATTAGGGGATGAGCAACAAGAAATTACGGATGTTTGGTCGATTATAGAACAGGCACCTGCAATTTTAAGTGAAGTTCTTGCTGCAATGCAAGGAATGCAACAAAAAGGTGAAGTTCAACCAAAAGAAGTAGAGCAAGTTATTCAGTTTTTAAAACTTGTTCAGTTGCTTGGCAATAAAGTAGATACAGTTTATAAGCAAGAACAACAATTGAACCAACTGAAAGAAGCTTTATTATCCTTAACAAATCAAACACAAGCAATTGTAAATACACAACAAGAGGTAATAAAACCTTCTTTCCAACAACTTGTTCAAACGCAAACACAAAACTCGTCTCAACAAGTAACGGTGAAAACTGAAACAGAAACACAACCATCAGTTGGATTACAACAACAAGTAACGCAAACAAAGACGGTAACGATTACATTGCCAGCTGAAAAGCCAGCACAGTCAGAAACACTAGTTAAAGAAATTCAATCCTTAATTAATCGAAGTCAGCTGTCAGGACAACAAGGCAATATGAAATTATTTTTAAAATTATTCCCAGAAAACTTGGGACAAATTCGTATTGAGTTAGTTCAGAAGGATGGCGTGTTAACAGCTCGTTTACTTGCGACAACGGCAATGGGGAAAGAGTTATTAGAAAATAATATTAATCAACTGAAAGCCGGATTTGTTGCACAAAACATTCAAATGGATCGTATTGATGTAGCTCAGTCTTTACAAGATGCGGACCGAAATACACGTGATCAAAACTTCTTCAATAACTTCTTCCGTCAGCAAAATGACGAGGATCGTGAAGATAACGAAGATGATAGTGCAGAAGAGAAAATATCATTTAAAGACTTGTTAAGTGAGGAGGTATAA
- the fliJ gene encoding flagellar export protein FliJ, with amino-acid sequence MSIYTYRFEKILGVKEQEKTESEIAFKESVQVFEEIATKLYDLLKKKEDLISYQQERLMIGSSIDEVKHYSKFIDSMEKTIADVQQKVVQARAKMNWHEQKLLEKNLEVRKYEKMRENDFVKFKEDQQRIEAIQLDELSTIAYYKKEIR; translated from the coding sequence ATGTCGATATATACGTATCGTTTTGAAAAAATTCTTGGTGTTAAAGAACAGGAAAAAACGGAGTCTGAAATTGCATTTAAAGAATCCGTTCAAGTTTTTGAGGAAATCGCAACAAAACTTTATGACTTATTAAAGAAAAAGGAAGATTTAATTTCTTACCAGCAAGAACGTCTTATGATCGGTTCTTCCATTGATGAGGTAAAGCACTACTCTAAATTCATAGACAGTATGGAAAAAACGATTGCTGATGTGCAGCAAAAAGTTGTACAAGCTCGTGCAAAAATGAATTGGCACGAACAAAAATTATTAGAAAAAAACTTGGAAGTGCGCAAATACGAAAAAATGCGTGAAAATGACTTTGTTAAATTTAAAGAAGATCAACAACGTATTGAAGCGATTCAACTAGATGAGCTTTCAACTATTGCGTATTACAAGAAGGAAATCAGGTGA
- a CDS encoding MotE family protein, translated as MSFQLLRITRRKSGDFMAKKNITKLDVQVDEMEVENKPAGFFKKIFYLFLIPLMFVIAIALVIATVTEVNVFKMANNVTEKIPFLNADEQEVVENSTLNGEKVVELQAEIQQKEAQITQLQTQMDAATSEKDELLAEQERLMFEIEKLKRNQEESQKDFTEILSTFEKMSAKTAAPILVQMSDTESLRIMSSMKPDTLSAIFSKMSPEDAARYTELLSQQ; from the coding sequence ATGAGCTTTCAACTATTGCGTATTACAAGAAGGAAATCAGGTGATTTCATGGCAAAAAAAAATATAACTAAACTAGATGTACAAGTAGATGAAATGGAAGTAGAAAATAAGCCAGCAGGTTTCTTCAAAAAAATATTTTACTTATTTCTAATTCCTCTAATGTTTGTAATCGCCATTGCACTAGTTATTGCCACAGTAACTGAAGTGAATGTATTTAAAATGGCAAATAACGTAACGGAGAAAATACCATTCCTAAACGCTGATGAACAAGAGGTTGTGGAAAATTCCACGTTAAATGGTGAAAAAGTAGTTGAATTACAAGCAGAAATACAACAAAAAGAAGCACAAATTACACAGCTTCAAACACAGATGGATGCAGCCACAAGTGAGAAAGATGAGTTGTTGGCTGAGCAAGAGCGATTAATGTTTGAAATTGAAAAATTAAAACGTAATCAAGAAGAGTCACAAAAAGACTTTACTGAAATTCTTTCAACATTTGAAAAAATGTCTGCTAAAACAGCAGCACCAATTTTAGTTCAAATGAGCGATACAGAAAGCTTACGTATTATGTCTAGCATGAAACCAGATACACTTTCAGCGATATTTTCAAAAATGTCACCTGAAGATGCTGCGCGTTATACAGAGCTTCTATCTCAACAATAA